CCGTCACCGGAACTGAGATGTATTTGCTGACCCCCAGGATCTCCAGGCTGGCCGCGATCCCGGCGAAATTGGCGATGGTGGTGGTGAAATTGGCCACCAAAAGGACGATCATGGCAAACAGCGTCCAGCGCAGGCCGAATTCCTCCCGGATCAGGTCGGACAGCCCCTTGCCGGTGACCGCCGCCAGCCGGGCCACCATCTCCTGAAAGAAGGCCAGCACGAAGGTGATCAACAGCAGCATCCACAGCAGGGAATACCCGTAGCGGGCCCCGGCGATGGAGTAGGTGGTGATGCCTCCGGCGTCGTTGTCGGCAAAGGAGGTGATCAGGCCCGGCCCCACTATGCCGAAGATCAGCACCAATTTTATCCAGAGTTTCTTCATGTCAGATCAGGCGTTTGCGGTGGGAGCGTTTCCATTTTTCCGGGACCATCAGTTCTATCACATCGTCCACCGTGATCACCCCCAGCACCTGCCGGGCATGATCCACCACCGGCAGCATCACCAGGTCGTACTTGGAGAACAGGTCAGCCACCTCGCTTAAGGGAGTATCCGGGCGGACCGAGGGGGTGTCGGGAGCGATCAGGTCGTCGATCTTGGACTGGGGCTGGGCCACCACCAGGTCGCGCAGAGACAGCATCCCGGCCAGCTTTTCCCCGGCCTCGGTCACGATCAGGTTATAGGCCACTTCGGGCTCGGGCTGGTCGGCCCGGAACTTATTGAGCACCTGCTCCACCGTCAGCCCCCTGGTCACCGCCAGGTAATCGTTGTTCATGATGCCTCCGGCCGAGTCCTCCGGGTACTGCAGCAGTTCCTGGACCTCGGCCTTTTCCTCGGACTCCATCTCGTTCATGATCTGGCGGGCGGTCTCCTGGGGCAGGTCGGAGATCAGGTCGGCGGCGTCGTCCGGCTCCATCTCCTCGATGATGTCGGCGGCGTCCTGGGGCTTGATCTCCTCCATGATGTCGCTCTGCATCTCCGGCTCCACCTCGGTCAGGGTCTCGGCCGCGGTCTCGTCGTCCAGCCGCTCCAAAAGATCCGCCCCTTGGGTGACCCCCAGCTCCTCCACGATGTCGGCGATGTCAGCCGGATGCATCTTGGAAAGCTTTTCAAAGCTGGATTTCAGGTCGGGATCCAGCGGCTCCACGTCGGCCCAGGCTATCCGCCGCTGCATCTTTCCCGGCTTGGGCTGCAGAGATTCCGGCAGGCCCAGCCGGTTCAAAAGCCCGGCCAGCCCGGCGTCCACCCAGCGCACCAGGAAGCGTTCGCCCTCCTGCTCCACTTCGATGTCGTTGACCCGGTAAACTTTTTTCTTCCTGGTGTCCACCACCTGCTTGTCCAGGATGTGCTCGGCCAGCCGGATCTGGTCATCGGCCGGAGCCAGCTCCGGGCATTCGCCCAGGCTCCGTTTCAGATAGATGTAGCGGTGGCCCAGCGATTCCACGTCGTTCAGGGAAATGCTCCTCTCCCGTCCCTCATTGTCCAGGATCACCAGACCGGCCAGTTCGGCCTGGGTGGGCCGGGCGTTCATGACCCAGTCCACCAGTTCGCCCAGATGCTGTTTTTTGAAATGCACCTGGCGGTGAAGATAGTGCGA
The genomic region above belongs to bacterium and contains:
- a CDS encoding CBS domain-containing protein, yielding MRYLSHYLHRQVHFKKQHLGELVDWVMNARPTQAELAGLVILDNEGRERSISLNDVESLGHRYIYLKRSLGECPELAPADDQIRLAEHILDKQVVDTRKKKVYRVNDIEVEQEGERFLVRWVDAGLAGLLNRLGLPESLQPKPGKMQRRIAWADVEPLDPDLKSSFEKLSKMHPADIADIVEELGVTQGADLLERLDDETAAETLTEVEPEMQSDIMEEIKPQDAADIIEEMEPDDAADLISDLPQETARQIMNEMESEEKAEVQELLQYPEDSAGGIMNNDYLAVTRGLTVEQVLNKFRADQPEPEVAYNLIVTEAGEKLAGMLSLRDLVVAQPQSKIDDLIAPDTPSVRPDTPLSEVADLFSKYDLVMLPVVDHARQVLGVITVDDVIELMVPEKWKRSHRKRLI